In Rutidosis leptorrhynchoides isolate AG116_Rl617_1_P2 chromosome 2, CSIRO_AGI_Rlap_v1, whole genome shotgun sequence, one genomic interval encodes:
- the LOC139887863 gene encoding uncharacterized protein yields the protein MGTTQIEKTEQELRKEIEELHRQQWEITERLRDPRGIRRGGGVPGSGSRNSNSTGPRQRGFVRPADRNEEDQPPPKRRLSSTVVKLEEGEIVEDGVDALKNDKDSILEVNEVGANDENNRKGPNWTRRSKDSEFPPFENVPRVLPKNEDPSLVNRNKRMLGQLLGTLERFRKEDVKLSGSEAFMRRSDSLKRAEQRAREESERLRLQEREAIAEKRKRDLTLRARVAAKAEEKKLELLFLRWTEHHKKLGNFLRTKAEPPIYYSFAKPLDEDSALLEERKEQTFQEWKAARREELSKYQQQIGEQFVANVDKELEKWQNGRPKRNGNNDTVNLQETMDKELETHRLEHGPKTRKIPGGNNNEDEDDVEDINVGEDDMMDDVLEVDDSRRTEETVKPDPGTLSPPPANKD from the exons ATGGGAACCACTCAAATCGAGAAAACCGAACAAGAGCTCCGAAAAGAGATCGAAGAGCTGCACCGTCAACAATGGGAG ATTACAGAACGCCTTCGTGATCCTAGAGGTATCCGTCGCGGCGGTGGTGTTCCTGGTTCCGGTTCTCGTAATTCTAATTCCACCGGTCCACGTCAGCGTGGTTTTGTCAGACCT GCGGATAGGAACGAAGAAGACCAACCGCCCCCAAAAAGGCGACTTTCGTCTACTGTCGTTAAG CTTGAGGAAGGGGAAATAGTTGAGGATGGTGTGGATGCTTTAAAGAATGATAAAGATTCAATCTTGGAAGTGAATGAAGTGGGTGCTAAtgatgagaacaatcgaaagggGCCGAACTGGACTAGGAGATCCAAG GATTCTGAGTTTCCCCCTTTTGAGAATGTTCCAAGAGTATTACCGAAAAACGAGGATCCTAGTTTGGTTAATAGGAATAAAAGAATGCTAGGGCAGCTTCTTGGAACACTGGAG AGATTCAGGAAAGAAGACGTGAAACTCTCTGGTTCTGAGGCGTTTATGAGGAGGTCCGATTCTTTAAAAAGA GCTGAGCAACGAGCACGTGAAGAAAGTGAAAGATTGAGGCTACAAGAACGTGAGGCTATTGCCGAAAAGAGGAAAAGAGACTTG ACACTTAGAGCACGTGTTGCTGCTAAGGCAGAGGAGAAGAAACTGGAACTGCTCTTTCTTCGGTGGACAGAGCATCACAAAAAACTTGGCAATTTTCTAAG GACCAAGGCTGAGCCCCCTATATATTACTCGTTTGCTAAACCGCTCGATGAGGATTCAGCCTTACTTGAAGAAAGGAAAGAACAG ACATTTCAAGAATGGAAGGCTGCTAGGAGAGAGGAATTATCTAAATACCAACAACAAATTGGTGAACAATTTGTTGCGAATGTTGACAAGGAGCTTGAAAAGTGGCAAAATGGGAGACCAAAACGAAACGGAAACAATGATACAGTGAACTTGCAAGAAACAATGGACAAGGAACTTGAGACCCATAGACTTGAACATGGGCCCAAGACGCGTAAGATCCCGGGTGGCAACAATAATGAAGACGAAGATGATGTGGAAGACATTAATGTTGGGGAGGATGACATGATGGATGATGTGTTGGAGGTTGACGATAGCAGGAGAACGGAAGAAACTGTGAAGCCTGATCCAGGTACCCTGAGCCCACCACCAGCTAATAAAGATTAA